In Pan paniscus chromosome 1, NHGRI_mPanPan1-v2.0_pri, whole genome shotgun sequence, the DNA window AATTGGGTTTGAAATCCCAGTGAAGTTCTCAATCAGAATTCCTCTGAGGGAGGAAGGTGGTGATGGGGTTGGGGGATAGGGAAATAGGAATGGAAAAAGGGTGTGAGGACCAAGCATTTGTTTTCTAAATCCTAAGGGAGGGGCCTCAGCTTGGAATAAATGAACTATGAGCGTCAATGTGATGTTCAAACTTCCCTTGAATAATAGATCTCTCTCCTTTAGAAAGCAAAGCAAACTGACCTTCCTCAGGGTCCTGTGTTTTCCCAAGAGCTTGCTTCCCTGGCTCTCATCTTTCTgagaggatttttttctttagctagGATGCCCAATATCTCATACACAGCTAAAGTCCCTGCCAACCCTAAGATTAAATTCTTAAGGGCTTTAAGGAGACAGGATTTGTATTCCTGAAGGGTTGCAGAAAAGATGCCAGACTCAGACCAATTTTAGAGTGGTTGATGGCATGCAGTGGGTTAAATGCATGGGGTGGCAGGTCCCCAAGAAAGCTTTAAAGAAATGACTGAGGTCCGGGTTAGACTTAAGGAGGAGCTCTCCAAGTGCTGCCTAGGTAATGGCAGGGAAAGGGCAGCCCAAAAGGCCTGGAGCAATCccggtgggggtggggatgaggaGGATGTAGCAGGGGGCGGGGGTAGGGCACTGTCTCCAGCCCACCCTAACCTCTTAGCAGCTTCGGGCTTCTGCAGCTGCCTTTCCCTTGTGAAAGCCATGAGAGCTGCCAAGCTATTACCCAGGAGTCTGGGGTTCTCTCTAACTGGACTGACTGACCAGGGATTTCTATCCAGaggcacagggttgggggcagaTAAGACAAGCCTACTGGTCTTAAATTAAGCCTCCCTTGCATCAGGTTGACACTGGAAGATTCAGGGAGTCAAAAAcgccctctcctccccctcaaCTAGGTCAGCTTCCAAATCAGTACCTTGTAAGGGCGGACAGCAACATCTGGTAGAATTGGAAGAGTGGTCAAGGACGGGAGGGGGATATTGAGAggagcctggaaaaaaaaaagcgggggaaAAAATACTAGAACACATTCATGAACTGTGGTTGGAAACCAGAGCATAATTTAGGTTtgtaaattatttcctttctcttcattttctctcccttcctttctgtttCAGAATGTCTCCCGCGTCTCAATCGGTCCCTAAATCCCGCCTTTCAATTTAGGACGAACCAATCAGGAGCTAACCTGGTGGTTGCTAAGAGACAGGAGGTGGGAGATTTAGAGGCTTTGTCGTGGCACCCACCCAGGAAAATTCCCTAAGCCTTTTGCACCCTCCTGCCTAAGCTATTCTAACTCATCTCTGCACCTCTCCCGCACTCGCCTACTATTCCCAAGCCCAGAGAGTCAAGCAGAAACATTTTAGTAAAGAAACCAGGTATAGCACATCTTCGGAAAATGGAAAGATGGTAATTGGGTTCAAACTGATAGAACGTATCTGCTCAAGTTTCCCCAGCCTTTAGTTGGGTTAGAGGTAGGAACTAACTGCTTTGTAGCCTCTTGGGTAGAGGGTGAATTTGCTCTTGGTGGTAAAAGCTGTGCCCCTGATGAGGAGGGGCTTCTGTCCTTCCAGCCATCTAAACTTGGGTAGGTAGAGACTGGGAAAAATCTCAAAGGTCATGATTAAGCAGCCAGAGAATCAGGGGTATATTTGGGAAAGAGGTGCCCAGGGGATTGGGGTATTGTGTGGAAGGTGGAAGGTAAGATGTACGTGGGAAATAAAGGTTTATTTCAAAAGCTGAGATTCTGAAAGGGAAATTCGGGGAATTCCAAGCAGAAGATGAATCAAATCAGGGCCTCCCCCTTCAAGTTTCTCCACCCTTCACAACTTCTTGATCTTTTCTTCCCTCCACACATCCTACACAGAAAAGACTAGGCTTAAAAACCAGGGTAAAGAAAACTCATTTGGGTAAGGAGTGAGTCATAAATCCCGATTCTATATCCTGTGAACAGGGATGGGTGCAGAATTGAGTGGGGGTTTGGGCCCTGAGAAAAGTCAGTGCACACGCACAGGTGTGCGCAGTTCAGGTGCTGACAGAGATGCAAGCTCATgggtggacatatgtttttacaTGCATACATCTAACATAAAGGTAGATTCTAACAGATCGAGAAAcagatgtgtacacacacacacacacacgcacattcaGGTCATGCTGAGGAACCTGGGAGAGATGACTCCCAGGAAGTGGCTTTTTAAATTACCTTGATATGTTCCCTGAACTGAGTATCATCCCCTGGGATGCTTCTTTCACCTTCCCCACCACTGTCCTAATCACTAAACAAAGCCAGAGAGGAGATAGAAGACAGAGGCTGGGCAGGTCGGACAGGGGGAGGTGGTATTGCTCTGGGCTTTGTCATCATTCTTCATTGTTTATCTCTCAGTTTGAGTTCCTATTCCATTTGCTTCCCAGAACAGCTTTTTTTCCAGCTAAGCCATCCCTTCTGGTTTTTTTGGTTTAACGACTCCCCTCATGCTCTggttcctcttctcttctcccttgagATGGCCGTGACCCCACACCTCAAGAGAACATCTGTGTACCCTGAGGGTATTTATTCATCATTCACCTTCTTCCCAAGCCAGCTATAGAAGCAGACACTGGCAAGAAAGTCTGACATAAAAATGTCTCTCTCTCCATTCTCCTTCTTCTCCCCAGACAAAATAAGAAACCACCCGCTTCACAAAGGCAGTGTAGACTTTAATTCAGGTTGACAGGTGGGAAGAGAACTAGGATTTGCTTCCAAGGGTGTCCAGATGAGAAGACCATCCTtcagggaggggcagagagggCAAGAGGGTGCGGGTGGCCTGGTGGCAGAATAGGGCGAGGAGCAGGGGCGTAGCCACACAGTGCAAAATTGCCAGGGCTTCTGCCAGGTTCAGCAGCAGGTCCAGAGCCTGCTGGGCCAGACATGTTGACAACAGCAACAGCTTGGACCTCACCAGGAAATCCAGTCCTAGAACCACCCCATGAGGCCACCAGAAAATAAACCAGGCCCACAGGATATTCATCCAGGGGCCTGGCCCCATACCCAATGCCTTCTTCAGCCCCTTGGTTCCAAACAAACCCAATGGCAACAAGACAAAGATGGCAAGACAGGCTACAGTGtgtgtggcctgcaaagccttCAGCTCCGTGCTGTATATCAGGGTGCAGAGTCCACCAGAAGCACCACTGGCCAGGGTGACAGGCAGTGTCAGTAGGGCAGCCACTCCCCAAATTCCCACAGTGAGCCCCAGGGTGAGGCCTGGGACCTGGCCTGCAcccagtctgtggcccagggaggCATGGCACCCTAGCAGCAAAGCCTGGGCAAAGGCTGAGCCATACCAGACACAGTAGCCCAGGCTACACAGGGCAGAGCTGCGAGTGCTACCTAGCCCTGGGGCCAAGATGGGCACCACAATGCTGAAGAGGGCACTGCCCACAGCCAACTGTGCCAGGACAGGCCAGCCAGGGCAGAGCTGCCAGCGGAAGAGAGGTCTGAAAAGCATGAAGAGGACAGTGCTGCTAGCTAGGATACCCAGGACACTGGTGAGGATGAAGAAGGGCAGTGCAGAGTCATCCAGCAGGTTACAGGAGTGGCAGGGGGCAGCTGCTTCCAGGTTGGCATCGTAGTCTCCATCTGGGAAGGAATCATTCACACCATAGGAAGAATTCCATACATCTTCGAAGTCCAGCTGACTTGAGTTCTCAGTTGAGGGGGAGAGCTCCGCCTGGAGGACATACCCAGAGGAGGCCATCAGAGTTACACCGGAAGAGTCTCCTGGGAATTGAGGggcaggtgggaggggaggaCAGAGAGGAAGGTCGGGTGGGAGAACAAGGTCTCTGCAGGAGTCAGATGCAGTGCGGACAGTGGAAAAGGACAAAGCAGGGAGCCTGAAGAGCCGGAGCAGGAACAGTCCTGGGGAAGCCAGggcagctggggctggaggagcAGTGCAAGGTCAGAAGGAAAGGCACCAAGAGACCAGGATGGAACTGACTCAAAGGCAAAGGGAGGGACACAAGAGGGAGCTAGGAGGCTAGcataggaaggagagaaggaaaaagactttgaaggaagaggaaaaaacgggaagggagaaaagatgaggaggaaaaggaagagatatAAAGACTGAGGGGCAAACAGCAGGGGAAATGAGGGGCATAGGGATAAGGGACTCTGGGGCCTGGCCCCATACTCACCCTGTGCAGACAGTTCCCCATGGCACCGTTTGGTTCAGGCCCGCAGACAGAAGGGCTGGGACGGCTGTCAGCGCCTGTGCTTCCAAGATAAGAGCCAAGGACTAATGAGGGCCATCAGGTTCTGGGCAGGGACAGGGGGCATCAGGAAGCCTTATACCACGCCCACTGCCTGCACAAGCCTCAGGCCTATGGGGGTCACTGGCCTTGGGTCTTCCTGTTTTGAGGTTGGATTTGACTGGTTGGGACTACACTCAGGAAAAAGGTGGGGACCAGAAAGTGGGCATTTTACCGAAGTGGAAAGGGAGATTGAGAAAACAGGGGGCTTTCCAGCAAGGAGAGATTCTTCAAGcacaaggaaggaagagaggggggCTGGGTGACTTGTGAGGCAGAGATAAGGGAGGTGCTGGGAAATTGGAGTGGAAGGGCGGCTGACTCTCACTGCTCCTCCATCCCCTTGAACTGGATCCAAGGAAAGGCAGTTCAAAAGCCATGTGTTTGGGAGAAAGGTGGTGGTGGTCAACTCTGTCCCACCTgaggggtgtgtgcatgtgggtgtgaaCTCTTTGTGTGTACTGAACTCTGTGTACGTTTGCTGTGTATCATTGTGCACATATCTGTATGTGAGGGGCTTGGCGGGTGTCTGGGTGTGTCTAGCTATCTCTAGGTCTGGGTGTTTCAGTGTGAGAGTGGGAGGGTTGGGGTGGCTGTCGAGGCTGCATAATGAAGCCATTTCAGGGAACTATTCGGTGTTTGCCTAGCCACCTATGGGCTCAGTGCATGCCTCTTGCATATGAAGTGGAATACATGGTCTGACAAGTTAAAGTAGGCTCTAGGGGACAATGGgacagcatattttaaaatgggaCCATTGCCCACAGGGTGATTTCTATTCATATTTCTACTGGGGGACATAAAGTCTCTGGAACTGTTTCATTGGCCAGGCATCTTAGCAATATGTAAAGTTTCTCACTGAGGGGCAGAGCTGGCCAGCAGAGAGAAAGGGCATCTACCCTGCAGGCAGGCCGATTCTCCCAAGCACATTTCACTTTTTTAGTGgcttcttccccctccctcccctcctcagcTGTTTCCCCAGGATCGTCACTGTTTCGTCACCCctctctgcttttatttcctCAGCTAGGGAGACATAGTGGGGACTTTGGGAGCGGTGAGCCATGGCGTGTCCAAGTCAGAGCAATGAGATAGAAAGGGCTGGTTAGGGGACGCCGTTTCATTTGTCCAAAACAGCATCGGCTGCTTCATCTCCAGTGTTGTTAAGGACCTTCTGTCCCATTCATGTAGGGCTTCCTAGGGGGCCAAGCACCTCAGACCTAAGGTGCAGAAGGATGGGTACCTCGTAGAGATTTCCCCCTTTTCTCCCAAGACACTAGCTCAAGTTTCAGGTTCAACATGAAGGGGCTGGAAAGTGAATTTGGTCTGGTGGTGTCTGGTGATGCTCTGCAGGGTGGGGTTGATGGCATCTCCATCGCCGTCTTAACATTCTCCAGCAATGCCTGGCAGAGGGTGGGGGGAAGCAGTCAGATGCCCCCCAAGACACTCTCTGGAAAGGAAGGGCTTAGCAAAAGGAAGTGAACACACTTCTCTCCCTTGTAGAGTTATATTGTTGCTGTACATAGATATTCTTGAGAGTGGCCTGGCAAGGGACACACCACCTTTGGAGGCACCAGGCACCAGGTGCAAGGGGTATGGGAAGAAGACCCTCACATACACACATCCCAGCAGCAGCAAGAGGAGCAGAAAGGAGGCAGCTGAATGACACGGATAATCCAGATATATTGAGGGTGACCCCTCTGAGATTAGCACAGGAGAGTTAGAAAGATTATAAAGATACACGAtcccctccctgctcccttcccccacccccccacccctggacagacacacacagcacaacagcccctccccctcccaccccccgtACAAATATGGCTTCTGTGTAATATGGACAAAGTGGTTCAGCTTGAAGAGGAAAAGTCATTTTCCCAAAAGCGGGTGCTGGGAGACAAGAAGCTCAACAGGCCTGGGGCCCCAGGGCTCTCTTGCTGTTGTAAGAAGAGTAGGCCCTGGCTTAGGTGAGGGGCTGCCTGTGGTGCCCAAGGCCCTAACCAGCGGCTGGAAGATTCACAACTGTATTACCTGAACTGAAGGGGGGTGGGCAGGCCTGCTAGATTGCAGCTGCCCCTTTTTGCATGCCCATTGTCAGACCAGGGAGGAAAAGCAGGCGGAGGGTGGGAGCGATGCCAAGGGCATCCTGGATCTGAGGCGGGGCAGTCCAGCCAGGACAGGGAGGACCAGGAACCTCATCTCCACGGCAACCAGCTGGGGCCAtgagaaggaagacaggaaatcaAAAGGAAGGGTGGGGACCCAGCCTTCAACTCACTGGGTACAGACTATGGGAAAAATAGGTGGTGGTAGGTCTTTCCAGGGTCAACGCCAAGGAGAGGCCTGAGAGGTGCATAGCAAAGGCTGTGGCACTGACTCCATGGCTCAGAGGAGGGAAATCCAGGGAAGGGCTGAATGCTCTGTGTTTAAGGGAGAGATAGAATGGACAGCTGGGCAAACACACACCCAGGGACTCCTTTCTCCAAGACCGATGGGCATTGGGGTGGCAGAGGAAATACCAGCATGGAACAACATCCCAGGTGAGGTGTGAACCCTGACTAGGAATACCCCATTCCCAAAGCCTCCCCAACATGTCCCACAGCCCTGTCCACTTGCCCAGGACCCCTGGCTCTTAGCCCTCCTCCTCAGTCCCTCGCTCTGcctctcactcactcacacacatgcacacacacacacacatgcacacatgcatacacactacacacacatgcacacagttcACATTATTCCCTTAGTTTGGGCAGgaaacagctcactgcagtgaaGCTCCTTTTAGTAGTTTTGTTGTTATGTCTGCCTGGCTGCTGAGGGAGGAAGGACGAAGGGCTGGCGTTGGGACCAGGAAGGGGGCACAGGGTGGCCAGGAAGGGAGAAGTAGTTGCTGAGCAATGCCATGGGAGGAGTGGTTGCCGTGCAACAATCCAGAGTCTTGGGTAAGAGTGAGGGGCCCCTCAGAGGGGGAAGCAGAGGCAGTTCAGGCCCCAGAGCAGTGCCTCTCCCACAGCTGCTGGAGCAAGGAGGGGCAGCCACACTCTGCTATCTCCAAGGGCAGTTCCTATGGAAAGGGCCCGGCTTTGTTCATTTCCGGGAGGAATGGGGTGAGAGTCCACCTCCATCCTTCCTCTCCAAATCTACTCTTCCTTGCAGGGACCCGCATCCTCCCCAGGTTACAGTCCTGGGTCCCTGCATGGCTGCATGTTGTCTGCAGGCCACATCTCCTCAGGACTCCCGCACTCATCACTTTCCCATTGCTATGGAAGAGAGGTGTCAAGGTGGCACCTGCCTCCCTGTCCATAGTGCTCAGGTGTGTGGCTACCAGAGGAAAAGCCACTCCCAACCTTTGCCGACAACCATCCCGTTTCTGGGTTCCTGGAGAAGTCTGGGAAGCTGCTCTGTTGTAGAGGCTGAAAGGAGGGCTGGTGAGAGCCCCCAGCTCCAAACCAGCCCTGCCCCTTACCCTTCCTCACCCCTCTACCTTCACTCTCCTCCTAACActccagggttttgttttttgtttgttttttgcttttctcaCCCCAGGGCTCCTGCCTCTCCAGCCTGCAGACAGATTTGATTTGGGAttgttacaaaaataataataacccaaATGCAGAGAAGCCACGGAAAGGGCTGAGGGcaaccctcccctcccccccgccctcctccctccccattccAAACCGAGTACAAAACCGCACCCAAAGCAGACATTCTGTACAGGGGGGTGGGTGGGCTGGGGAGCAAGCGGGAGGGGCGGCCCTGCGGTCGCTCTGTACAAGTCCGGGTTGGTGACGGCCCCAGCAGTCCCCACGGGGCCCCTGGGGGGCGCAGGAAGTGGGCAGGCGCCCCTAGATGAAATATTCCTTCTTGTCGTCCCCTCCCGACTGCCCGCCTTCTGCATTGATGATGGCCGTGTCCGCGTCTGGAGCATCGTCGGAGCCTTTCGCCTCATGTGTCAGGTAGGTTCCTGTGTAGAGACAGAGGCTTCTCCTCTCAGGAGCAGCTTCCCAACCTCTGAGTCCACCCTGCCCACTTtctcacccacccactcacacacTGCTCAAGTAATTTTTCTCTTGCCAATAGCTCTCTTCTACTCCACCTTACCTAATTCGCATTTTGCTTCCAACATGCCTCACCTGACCACACCCTTCATGAATAATGAATCCTACCCCTAAGTAGAATCTCATCTATAAtacaaagcaagaaagagaagtgtgtgtgtgtgtgtgtgtgtgctcgcgcgcacgtgtgtgtgtgtatgcatgcgtgTGCACGCAACTTGGTGACGGGGGATCTGCTATGTCAGCTTCAGGAGCAAAGCAATTGAGATCTGGCTTATGTATGACCAGCCTATGGAGTCAGGCCGCTGGCTAGAATTAATAGCAGAGCAGGAAGTCTGAGAGGAAGGAATGTGAGAAGAGGGTAGAGAGAAGGCATGGATATAAGAGAGAAGGTAAAAAaaggggagaggaaagaaaggcaatgagatcaaaggagaaagaaaatgaggttaaacagacagaaaggaagaaagtgcAGGAAGCAATGAGATGGAGATGCAGTTTCAGGAGCTCTCTGTCTTGCAGCAGGAGACCTGGAGGTAGAGCAGCATGGGAGCAACCGCTGACTGAGTGGGAAGGTTTGATTTCACTTGGACGATCCCCAAGTGATCAGGCTTTACTGCGGGGTTGGTGGTGCTCAGTTATCACAGGGTTGGCAATGATAGGGTTGGCTCCATTTTTAATTCCCTAAACACTCCAAAGGGCTGACAAGTCTCTGAAGGCCCTTTCCACTGTCTGCTTCTCCTCGTGCCTGCCTCTGATTggtctccctgcccctcccaagTTCTGCTGATGCTCTCTTTGTGCCTCTGACCTTTGTGCCGGATCAAGTAGTGGCCGAGGAAGATGAGCATGATGAGCAGCAGGAAGACAATGAAAGCCACGATCCCACCGATGATGGCGTGGTAGGTGCTGGAGGAGGAGGGCACCGGACTGGGGTCTGGAAGAAAGGGCAACACACACAGTCAGATCTGGGGAGAGCCCTTATCTTATAGCATTCCAACTTGGCCATGAATAGTCTTACACAGCAGGGAACAGGTACTAACATCAGGAAAATGGAGCAGTATCATTCATCATGCCTTATCTTGTGCTTATACGCCACACCTGGATTATAGTATTTGTTAAAACAAATTGAtggattaatgaataaataaataaatctgcccATACCTAGTCATCTCAGTTGAGTTCTTGGCACTGAAGCTTGGCCTTGGTCAAAGATCATTGCTTTAatgcctctccttccttccctccctccctccatttcttcctttcttccttcctttcttcctccctccctccccttcttcttttccttccttcttcctgcctctcttccttctttcctccctcctcctgccctgtttccttctttcttttctccctctttttctttttaatttctgggTTATCAGAGTGTTCCTTCT includes these proteins:
- the ACKR1 gene encoding atypical chemokine receptor 1, translated to MGNCLHRAELSPSTENSSQLDFEDVWNSSYGVNDSFPDGDYDANLEAAAPCHSCNLLDDSALPFFILTSVLGILASSTVLFMLFRPLFRWQLCPGWPVLAQLAVGSALFSIVVPILAPGLGSTRSSALCSLGYCVWYGSAFAQALLLGCHASLGHRLGAGQVPGLTLGLTVGIWGVAALLTLPVTLASGASGGLCTLIYSTELKALQATHTVACLAIFVLLPLGLFGTKGLKKALGMGPGPWMNILWAWFIFWWPHGVVLGLDFLVRSKLLLLSTCLAQQALDLLLNLAEALAILHCVATPLLLALFCHQATRTLLPSLPLPEGWSSHLDTLGSKS